Part of the Nicotiana sylvestris chromosome 2, ASM39365v2, whole genome shotgun sequence genome, ATCTGAGGATGATTCCAAAGCTGAGAATGGAGAGAGAAGCTCTAAGACATTTGTTGAGGAAGTGAAAGTACATCTGAAGAAGGGAGTCACGGCCAGCCAATTTCGATCCTTCTTGGGTTCACTCGCTGGATCTCCTCAGGACATAGTTACTGCTGTCTATGAGGCACTGTTGGATGGTGTTGAGAAAGGATTTGCCAAGGAGGTTATTAAGAAGAAAGGTTTCCTTCTCGCTGCTGTTGGTCAACAGGAGGGGTCACAACTATGTTTGCTCCGAGCACTTGAAGAATTCTGTGGGAAATCTAACACAGCAGCTGTGAAAGAAGTAGCTCTAGTTTTGAAAGCTTTGTATGATGCTGATGTATTGGAGGAGGAATTTATAGTGCAGTGGTTTCAAGAGggtcttgctggggataaaaagGACTCCAAAATTTGGAAGAATGTTAAACCCTTTGTTGATTGGCTGCAGAGTGCCGAGTCGGAGTCCGAGGAGGAATGAGATCACAATTCTCATCCTTGTTTAGATTGTGTTCTCTGCAGGCTTATGTTCTGGCATCTTTTATCCGTATGGTGCTTTGCCAGAGAGACTATTACTAGTTTGGATTTCATGTGTTCTCCTTTATTTATTGTTTTGCCTGGGTCTGTGTTTCTAATTTCGTGGTACTTCTGTCGTGTGATGCATTTGCTTTCTTTTCAACGTTTTAAGGTGGAAAGGTGTACTATGCAGAATATGCTAGCTACTTATTCTTGTTGAGGAGGATGAATaattttttttgagtttaaatGCTTATTCACGTAAAGTAGTAACTTTCCCGTGGTTCAGTGATGAGGTTGTAAGCAAATATTTTTGTGGTGGTATTTCATTAAACGAGCTTCGCAAAAATATGATGGCAATTTTGTTATTTTTCGCATTTAAATTGCGTATCATATTTTTAACTTAATTCTTTTAAGTGCCATAAAGTTGCACTTGAAATATCATTTTGCTCTTCTGCTACACGTCATTTTCTCTTGTAATGTTAAAAGTAAATCTGAAGTAAGATGGATTACAAGATATACAAGCAAAGCTAGCAGATACTGTTACACCAGatcatttgatttctttttgCTGCTTTGCCTAATATGTATGGCGACAATCAATTTGCTCAACCATCTTATGATCGAATCTCAGCAGAAGAATACTCCATCACGGAGCAGCGAGCTGATGAACATTAATAGAGGACCACCAGTTGCAATGCCAAACTTCCCATTGGTGTTGAGATTTTAGTCTTTTAAGCTAATTAAGGATTCATTGGACATGTATAAAATGTGGCCGAGGTGGCTGTAGTGGTAGTTCATTCTCATCATCTAATGGAGCAATCTGAGAATGCGGATGCTGTTGTAATGGCAACTCAGTTTCCTCATCTGATGGGGTAATCTGAGAGTGATGAAGATCCTAAAACAAACATAAAGAAGAGAGGAAATTGGAAATCAACAACCACTCATTGCTACAACATTTTCAACAGTGCTACAGAGTGTACTGCCAATGATTTATCATTGCAAGTAATATTTCTTTCAGGTTTTGGGTCCATAGTGTCATTTGTCAAAGAGTATATGTCAAAATCAGTCTCATCTCATCTTCTTAACTTACATTTCATATCTGGCAGATCAATATCACTAGTATATTAAAGGCAGTTTTGCTGTAATTCAAAATCAGAATAAACATCAACAGATTGATTTTTTTAGTCTTAGATATGGTGTTTATGCAAATTTCATGGGATATATAGAGAGTATTGTTGTGCTCACGCGCAGTTGTGTGGAGTCCCATTAGCAGAAATATAACAGGTTGAAATGCCTGATGCTATTAGAAGCTTGTGGCAACAGAAATAACAATGAATTAGAGACCACTAGCTATTagaaaagaagaatagtatagaATGTTATGAGATGATTTAGCTTcaaaaatattactacaataaatTTGATATTTTACCCACCTGTTGATGCCTGCGATGTCGTATGGCAAGAAAAACTTTCGCCAATGCATAGACCGCCAGTAGGATTCCGACAGTTTTCAACACTGATAACTAGAAAGACAAATACATAAACCAacgaaaaagtttcttttgaatTAAGTTTTAATTGTGTCACTAACCATGATCAATGTTATCGAATTATCTCCAGCAACACTAAGGATAAGTGGCAGGATTGTACGTAACATCAGAAGAAGCACAAACTGCATGGACAAAGGGAAGAAATCAAATTTACAAATTGTATCTCCAACAACAACAAGCCCAGTGTAATCGCACAAGTGGGGTACGGGGAGTGTAGTGTGTACGTAGGCTTACCCCTAGCCTACCCTACCTACTAAAGGTAGAGATGTTGTTTCCGataacaagaaataaaaatataatcTCGCTCGAGGCAAGAACTAGTGCTTAGGTGGATTAGTCTAGTGATTCTATATGCCTTTTCTATCCAGAGTGGATGCGCCATTGAGCAATACAGGATGTCCCTACATAACTACTCTTCCCTACAATCAGCTCTTTTCTCAAATTTACTCTGAGCAACTCTTATGTTCGAAGCAAGATGTTGTCTATTCACAGTGGGTGCTTACCGTTATGGCAACCATGCGGCAGCATATCAAACTTGTTGGATAAAATACTGAATACTCATCAAAGTCATAATCAAGAAAATTGTGGTCTGCAGAAGCCAATGCAACAAATTGAGGATAATCAAGGCTATTCATGGAAATCTCCCAGTTTCCTCTGTGATATGGAACaagatcaagcaacaacaacCTTGGTTATTAGCTGGAACTATAAAGAACAGTTTTATGAAGAAATAACTGGTGAAATTTCAGCTGTCAAAAGTACCTCATGTTCATTGGAAATCGGCCAAACACAGGAGCTGGTGCAGTATAGTTTGGCTTAAAATTCTGTAATCTCGCATTAAAGAGAAGCATGGTTAAGAGCAATCTACTCAATAGCAACATTTGGGTCCTGGTTTAAAGAATGAACACAGGATGAAAAAGTATGCAATCACAATTAGACCTACAAACCTGGCGGCAAATTTCACAGACAGTATCCCCCTTCTCATTGCACCACCTCTGTACACATTTGCGATGGGCATACTGTGCATAGAAAAAGGTTCATTAAGAACAAAATATCACTAAACAATTGAGCATGCAAGCATCCAAGGCACTGCTTGTCTTAGCAGCAGTTACATTTTGGCTTATCCGATGAAATCCACGTTGTTATTGCAGCTTCATTTAGGACATGTTCAGTTTCATGATAATTTTGTTACATTAGAGTACAGAAAAAGCTTTCTGTTCAATGATGGCATAACTGATCTTCTCATATGAAATCAAACTATATATTATCCTCACCTTTTGGATTCTGTGcaaccaaaaacaaaaacaaataggAATCCAAACTGTGAAGTTTTACAAATCTCTGGTAAAATGCGAAATGTACTAAGAGCTGCACCTAACATTAACACATAATAGCCAAAGGAATTCCAAAAATAGAAAGTCATGGTCACAAATTATATATACTATGAGCATATTTTTCAGATATCAGATATCTATAACAAATGAGCAAACAGTTGCCATAACAAACCTTGAGGGTTCCACGGCAAGAACAGGGAATCTCCATGTTTGAATCTTCATCAGCATCATGGCAAATCCTACATTCTTCCATCTTCCTTGGTGTACACTCTACATGAATGTCCATCCTATATATAGGAAGCACAAATTTGTCATTCtttctcatatttttcatagtAATACTAATTCAGTACTATGTTTTGAACTTTTTGGAATGTAAGAACATACATATAGTCTTTGTGAAAATAACTTCCTGTTCGCAACACAGCTCACCTGCAATATGGAGCAGGAAAATTAAAAAAGGATGAACTATAGGAAATATAATGCACATAGTAGTTACAAATCATGTAAAACAAATTCTTAGAAATGATATTAATTATTTTGAATTGACGAGGTTAAAGCATTGCATAGAACATAATTAACTGGGAAGGTAAACCAAAAATAAGAATATTCCACGAATTATTGGAAGAAAGGAa contains:
- the LOC104215342 gene encoding uncharacterized protein isoform X2; the encoded protein is MMDIHVECTPRKMEECRICHDADEDSNMEIPCSCRGTLKYAHRKCVQRWCNEKGDTVCEICRQNFKPNYTAPAPVFGRFPMNMRGNWEISMNSLDYPQFVALASADHNFLDYDFDEYSVFYPTSLICCRMVAITFVLLLMLRTILPLILSVAGDNSITLIMLSVLKTVGILLAVYALAKVFLAIRHRRHQQDLHHSQITPSDEETELPLQQHPHSQIAPLDDENELPLQPPRPHFIHVQ
- the LOC104215342 gene encoding uncharacterized protein isoform X1; translated protein: MMDIHVECTPRKMEECRICHDADEDSNMEIPCSCRGTLKYAHRKCVQRWCNEKGDTVCEICRQNFKPNYTAPAPVFGRFPMNMRGNWEISMNSLDYPQFVALASADHNFLDYDFDEYSVFYPTSLICCRMVAITFVLLLMLRTILPLILSVAGDNSITLIMLSVLKTVGILLAVYALAKVFLAIRHRRHQQLLIASGISTCYISANGTPHNCAIFITLRLPHQMRKLSCHYNSIRILRLLH